From Tiliqua scincoides isolate rTilSci1 chromosome 2, rTilSci1.hap2, whole genome shotgun sequence, the proteins below share one genomic window:
- the BIRC5 gene encoding baculoviral IAP repeat-containing protein 5 produces the protein MVVSDSGSQLPQGLQLFLTEHRLATFSQWPFVSDCVCTPERMAEAGFIHCPTENAPDVAQCFFCFKELEGWEPDDDPMEEHRKHSPNCVFLALQKDVSDLMLQDIMRLLKEKMKNLIKKQVDQKLTEVEKRSDNIHKAVSQLRS, from the exons ATGGTGGTCAGTGACAGTGGTTCGCAGTTGCCGCAGGGGCTGCAGCTCTTCCTGACGGAGCACCGGCTCGCCACCTTCAGCCAATGGCCTTTTGTCTCTGACTGCGTCTGCACCCCGGAGCGG atggCAGAGGCTGGATTCATTCACTGCCCTACTGAGAATGCACCTGATGTTGCCCAGTGCTTCTTTTGCTTTAAGGAGTTGGAAGGTTGGGAGCCTGATGATGACCCTAT GGAAGAGCATCGAAAACACTCCCCCAATTGTGTATTTCTTGCTCTCCAGAAAGATGTGTCTGACCTGATGCTACAAGACATAATGAGACTTCTCAAAGAGAAAATGAAGAACCTGATT AAAAAGCAAGTGGACCAGAAATTGACTGAGGTGGAAAAACGTTCTGATAACATACATAAAGCAGTCAGCCAGCTTCGTTCATAA
- the AFMID gene encoding kynurenine formamidase, translated as MGKWQEMTKEELETQYSPSRWSPWLDKDAVIEAHVQAVSEGTQSAQAATQTLLNVPYGLGEGEKLDVYLPKELCETFPLVLYIHGGYWQFLSKDVSGFAAQPLVTHGIALAAVGYDVAPKGQLELMVRQVRRSVVFAVQQYTGISGVYLLGHSAGAHLAAMVLSTDWTEFGVVPNIKGAFLVSGVYDLEPITHTYVNDVLNMSREVAQWNSPLRCVPKLEGKRACQILIAVAQHDSPEFHRQSQEYFEALRAAGWSASLLDVADTDHFNVIEKLSQEDYLLTQMILQMISRG; from the exons ATGGGAAAGTGGCAAGAAATGACAAAGGAG GAACTGGAGACTCAGTACTCCCCTAGTAGGTGGTCTCCATGGCTGGACAAGGATGCTGTGATCGAGgctcatgtgcaggcagtgagtgaAG GAACTCAAAGTGCCCAGGCTGCCACCCAGACATTGCTGAACGTGCCCTATGGGTTGGGTGAGGGAGAGAAGCTTGATGTATATCTTCCTAAAGAGCTCTGTGAAA CCTTTCCCTTGGTCCTCTACATTCATGGTGGTTACTGGCAATTCCTGAG TAAAGATGTTTCAGGTTTTGCTGCACAGCCTCTAGTGACCCACGGCATTGCCTTGGCTGCAGTTGGTTATGATGTGGCACCCAAAG GCCAGCTGGAATTGATGGTGAGGCAGGTGCGACGCAGTGTGGTGTTTGCAGTTCAGCAGTACACCGGAATCAG TGGTGTTTACCTGCTTGGTCACTCAGCAGGGGCTCACCTGGCAGCCATGGTGCTTTCAACGGATTGGACAGAGTTTGGAGTTGTGCCGAACATCAAAG GAGCTTTTCTGGTGAGTGGTGTGTATGACCTGGAGCCCATAACACACACCTATGTCAATGATGTCCTGAACATGAGCCG GGAAGTGGCCCAGTGGAACAGCCCTTTGAGGTGTGTGCCTAAACTGGAGGGCAAGAGGGCTTGCCAGATACTTATTGCTGTAGCACAGCATGACTCACCTGAGTTTCACAGGCAATCCCAGGAATATTTTGAG GCTCTACGTGCAGCTGGCTGGAGTGCCTCTTTGCTGGACGTTGCAGACACTGATCACTTTAATGTCATTGAGAAGCTCTCCCAAGAGGACTATCTTCTCACACAG ATGATTTTGCAAATGATTTCAAGAGGTTGA